The window AAGGTGAAAAGCATGTGATGCTTGGCGGACTGTTTCACACATATCAATTGATGAATATCCTGTTGATCGGTGCCATGTTTATTTTGATTGTGTATTCCCTTGGGGCCAATCACTCTCAGCTCTTCTCAATCATGGTGATTGGACTTGTTTTAATCATTTTGAATGCAAATTATATGTTCAGGATTAGAAATCGTTAAATGAACAAAAGCACAGCCTAATGCAAAGGCTGTGCTTTTTTCCGTCCATTATGACGCACGGCGTTTCTTTCGTGCATAAATCAATAATAAGAAACCAAACCAAACCGGTGTTAATAAGAGCGCCGGACGTGTTGCATCCGCAAACAGCATGATTACAAGAATGGCAGCAAAGAGCACAAGAACACAAATGTTCACAAAAGGTGTGAACGGTGCTTTAAAAGTAGATGCCGCATGCAGTTCAGGCCGTGTTTTTTTATATTTCAAATGGCAAATTAAAATAATACTCCATACCCAAATGAAACAAATGGCGCTGATGGTTGTGACAATACCAAAGGCTTGTTCGGGAATCAGCTTGCTTAAAAGAGCACCGACCGATACCACAATCGTTGAAACGAATAGTGCATTACTTGGAACAGCGTGCTTGTTCAGACGTCCAAAGGAAGCCGGGCCCTGTTTTTGATGACTGAGATTATACAAAATTCGGCTTGTTGAGAACATACCGCTATTACAAGCTGAAGCCGCAGACGTCAAGACAACAAAATTAATAAGTCCCGCTGCTACTGGTATCCCAATCAGCCCAAAAGTTTTCACAAAAGGACTTTCTGATGCACTGAGCTCAGTCCATGGGTTGATACATAGTAAAACAAAGATGGCACCCACATAGAAAAATAGAATTCTTAAAGGAATTTTATTAATCGCAGACGGGATGTTTTTTTGCGGATTGGCTGTTTCTGCTGCGGACACACCGACTAGTTCCACTCCCACATACGCAAAGATTACCATCTGGAATGACAGTAAGAAGCCTGTGACACCATGCGGGAATAATCCGCCGTGTGACCAAAGATTCGTCACCGTCACCGGACCTGCATCTGTTTGAAAACCCATGATTAAAAGGACAATTCCAACGCCGATCAGTAATAGAATCGTAATGACCTTAATCAACGCAAACCAAAATTCCATTTCTCCGAAAAGCTTCACCGTTAATAAATTAAACCCTAGTAAAATCAACAAACAAATGATGGCAGGAATCCATTGCGGGATGTCAAACCAGTACTGCACATACACTCCGACAGCAATGACATCCGCCATCGCTGTCATAATCCAGCAAAACCAATACGTCCACCCTGTCACAAAGGAAGCCCAAGGACCGAGATAGTCCTCTGCAATATCGGTTAATGACTGATAGCCCGCCTTCGATAAGAGTAATTCACCAAGTGCCCTCATGACAAAAAAGATCGCCATTCCGACAATTAAATAAGCAAAAATGATCGATGGACCTGCCAATTGAATGGCCTTTCCAGAGCCTAAAAACAGCCCAGTTCCAATGGTTCCGCCAATTGCAATCAACTGAACATGGCGGTTTGATAAATCTCGTTTTAATTCTTGTTGTTCCAATGCTAACGCCCTCCTACGACACGATCTTATACTGAAATAATGAACCCTCAAAAAGTCCATAAAAAAAGAGATTGGATGCGCTCCAATCTCACGGTCATAAAAGAATAGCAAAATAGAGAAAAGCAATACACGGCGTCATCCATGCATTACAAATACAATATTTCGTACTCTTCTGTCCTTTTGCCTGAGATTGTGAACCCTTCGGCGCCGCACATACATGCGGTCTCTCCAGAAGCTGCTCCTGCCATAGTGTGACCCACAGCAATCATAGCCTTCGTTATTTACTTAAAATGTTGCTATTTCTGAATAATTTCATATTTTACGCCTCTAGAAGAAAGCTGTCAATGGAAATCTTTTATGATTTCTGTCACTCTACCTGACATCACTTCATCAACACCCCTCATTAAGGTATAATAAATCAAAAGATGTTCGGCTCGTTTGATGGAGAAATCCATCCTGACCATGAACCAAGTTAGGCAATCCATTGAAGTTGGTGAAGATAAATGAAAAAAATGAACAAACAGCGTGTCACATTACAGGAAGTCGCCCGTCATGCCGGTGTATCGACTTCAACGGCCTCACTCGTTGTTCGAAACAACCCAAGAATCTCTGAAGCCACTCGAAAAAAGGTCCTGCAATCTATGGAGGAATTAGGATACGTGTATGACCGCGTCGCTGCTAACATGCGGTCAAAAAGTTCAAATATTGTAGGTGTGATTGTCACGGATATTTCAAACACGTTTATTTCTGAGTTTTTAATCGGCGTGCAAACCACACTTGAATCACTGGGCTATACCGTTTTACTTGGGACAACCTTTGACAGTGTCGATAAGCAGGAACGGCTCATTTCCACCATGGTAGAGCACCGAGTTGGCGGGATCATTTTAAACCCAGCTTCGAAAAGCTCTGCTCGGACGGTCAAACAATTAAATCAAATTCGCACCCCAAAAGTACTGGCAAATCGTGAATTAGCAGATGTGCATTGTGACTATGTCGGTGCTGATTATGAACAAGGCGCTTGGATGGCGGTCCATCATCTTCTTCAAAAGGGACATCGGCGCATTGCCTTTTTAGGCGGCATCAAGTCCTCCTCGACTTGGATTGACCGAATGAAAGGGTTCAAAAGAGCCCACGACGAGGCAAACCTAACAATTGATGAATCTCTTATTATTGATATGGAACCGACTCGTGAAGGCGGGAAAGAAGCACTCGCCCAAGTCATCGATCAGCCCGATCCTCCTACCGCTATTTTTTGTTTTAGTGACTTAGTTGCGTTTGGGGTCATTCAAGGACTGACATCACGTGACATCAAGCCTGGTGAAGATATCGATGTAGTTGGATTCGATAACATCCCTGAAGCGGAAATGTATCACCCGCCGCTCACCACTGTCTCTTCATTCCCACGGTCCATCGGGGTAAAAGCAGCGAACCTTTTATATCATAAAATGAACGAGCAGGATGAAGAGCTGCAGCGATTGATCTTAAAGCCTCAACTTCATATCAGAGAAAGCTCTACCTCATCGTGAAAAGGAGAATTGTGTATAGCAATTCTCTTTTTTTATTGAGCAAGTCAATCATTTCTTTGTTTCATTTTTCTTTTTTTAAATCACAAAGTCATAAACTTGACACATTTTAAACACAGGAGTATATTTATCTCGTTGCTTCTTTTAGTATATCGTTATACCTATTTCTGTGTATCGTTGTTTTTATCAACATCAGTTAAAAGTGGACTTTTCTGATTCTGATCAAATTATGAAGATTCACTTTCTAATCAAGGCTGTTTTTATTTTTTTATTTTAGTAGAACGATATACTTAATTGAAGAACAGATGAATATTCATTATTTTTTCATCAATCACATAAGGGGTGTTGTGATGGGCTTTATGTACATTCATAAAAAGAACAACCGACATAAAAAGATTTAACCCTAAAAGGGTTGCAAATATAGGAGTGGGAACATGAAAAATCCTTATATTAAATCGTCACTCGGCATGTATTTAAATTACTTCATGCTCGGCATGATCAATATCATTGTAGCGTCCAATATGGATAGCTTATCTGAACGCTACCATGTAGATATTACGAAAATCAGCTTGCTTGTATCGGCGATCGGAATTGGTAAACTGATTGCTCTCTTTTTCTCTGGCCGGTTAGCAGACCGCTGGGGACGTAAGCCTGTCATTATTACAGGGAACTTTCTTTACTTATTATTCTTAATCGGTATTCCAACGACAACGAATTATACATTGGCATTTATCTTTGCGATTTCAGCCGGGATTGCAAACTCATTACTTGATTCGGGAACATATCCTGCTTTGACAGAATCGTTTCCTAAAAAGGCAAGTTCAGCTTCTGTTTTAGTGAAGGCGTCCGTTTCAATTGGAGCGACTGTTCTTCCATTTATCTTGGCGTTCCTTATTGCACATGACATCTTCTGGGGCTGGGCGTTCTTTGGGCTAGGACTTCTTTATTTACTTGTAGGGATTTACTTGATCTTTATGCCGTTCCCGAACCATAAGCAAGTCTCTACACAAGATGACCTTCCAGTGCAGGAACAAATGAAGGAAGAACCTAAAATGTTGGGTGAAGGCTTAGCCGTCGTGCTCATGGGATTCACGTCTACTGCATTGTTTGTCGTATGGCAAACGTGGCTTCCACAGCTCGGATTGAAATTGATTGGGCTTGGCGCAGGACAAGCGACACAGCTTCTTTCTTATTTTAGTATTGGTGCCCTTGTGTCAGTTCTACTGCTCTCAATTGTATTAGATAAATTCATTTCGCCGATTATGGTCGCAATCATTTATCCAGTTGGAGCATTTCTTGCCATGCTTTCACTATTTCAAATTGAAACGTATAGCATTGTCATTGTCAGCACCTTTTTCTTAGGATTATTTACAGCAGGGATCTTCCAGCTGGCGATGAGTATTATGATGAAATTATTCCCTACAAACAAAGCAACGGCTTCATCATACGTCAACATTGCGGCAAGCTCAGCGTTTATTCTTGTGCCGCTCATTACAAGCGGTTTGGTCAGCACGTACGATATTAAAATGACGTTATTTTTCGATATGATCATTGCGGTTATTAGCGTATTGTTAGCGGTCTTTGTTCTTGGACGCATGAAAAAATTGTTTAGATAATTAAAGGAGATGTCAATCATGACAAACATACATGAACGTAATATTGATGGAAAAACAAAATTAGTAGGCCTTCTTGCTACACCAATCGGACACAGCCTGTCACCACGTATGCATAACCTTGGCTATACACTAACAGGAATCAACTACGCTTACCTCGCATTTGAAGTAGGGAATGAGGAACTAGAAGCAGCTGTCAACGGTATGAAAGCAATGGGTGCAGCTGGGTTTAACGTTTCTATGCCGAACAAAATGAAAGTGCTAGACTACTTAGATGAACTAGATGATTCTGCAAAATACACACGTGCAAGTAACACCGTCGTAAACAAAGATGGCAAACTGATTGGCTACAACACAGATGGTCTTGGTTACGTGAGAAACTTGATTGAACATGGCGTTGAATTAGCTGGACAAAAGGTCACACTAGTCGGATCTGGCGGAGCTGCAACACCGATTGCCATTCAGCTTGCACAATCAGGTATTCGTGAAATTAGTATTTTTGCTCGTAATGATCAATACTTTGTTCAAGCAGAAGAAAATGTAAATTACATCAACAACGAAATGACATCATTTGGTGTCAAAGCGAACATTTTCCCACTTGAAAACAAAGACGCTTTCCGCCGTGAAGTAGCTGAAAGTGCAATCTTAGCAAATGGGACAAGCCTTGGCATGAAACCACTAGATCAGCTCAGCATCATCGATGATACGCTTGATGTCCTGCGTGAAGATTTAATCGTGACAGACGTCGTATATAACCCGCAAAAAACAAAGCTCCTTGCGCAAGCACAGGAAGCTGGTGCCAAAACCATTAACGGTCTTGGCATGATGCTATGGCAAGGTGCACTTGCTTACAAACTCTTTACTGGTGAAGATATGCCAGTTGATCAAGTGAAACAAATTCTTTTTGAAAATGACCGTTTCTAAACAAAAGAAAGACGACTTCCTGAGCGGAGGTCGTCTTTTTTATTCATGGACCATGATTTGACGGTATCGATACAGAATATACAGTGCACCGATAATAGCGGCAACTGCCACCACCGCATCGAACAGAAAGATTTGTAAAATGGTCGAGTGACTTTCAATTAAACCTGTTACGACCGGAATGACAATAGCCGACACCCCGCCGGCTGTGGAGATAATCCCTGTCATCGTTCCTTTGTTCTTCCAGAAGAATTCAGCCATCACCGTTAACGTCAGCTGAAAAACACCGGCTGTTGAGAATCCCAATACAAAGGCATTGACAGTTCCGATGACTGGGGATTTCACGACCAATAGTACACAGATGGAGACAAGTGTAATGATTGGATAGATCAGCAGCACAGTGACTGGACGGACAAAACGTCGCAAAAGAAATGCGAGCAATAAGACAGACAGCAGACCGCCCATGCTATAGTAACTAAGCAGCTTCACAGCACTCCCTGAAGCCATCCCCAATATGGTCTCACCGTAAGTAGGCAGCCAAATTTGCGGCAACGCATACAGCCCATTTGACGTAAAGCTGATCACAATGAGTGCAATCCCTTCTCTCCAAAACGTAGGCTCTGTCGAGAAGCGCGGAAGTCCGTCATGCTCCGTTACCTGGACTTGCTCCACCTTGCGATGATTCGGAAATGGCAAGCTCCACAGTATCAAGACATTCACAAGATAGATCAGAGCAGGAACAAAAAATGCCATTCCATAAAACAAATCATGCTCTGCTAAAAAGAAAATCGCCAGTGGCAAAATGGTTGCCCCAATCGAGATAAAGGCCTTCACCATCACATTCGCAGATCCCGAGTTTTGAGGAAAAGCCTCCATTAACGCTGGATACGTTCCTGCATCCATCGCCGAATTCGCCACCCCTGCCAAAATCGCAAACGCAAACGCAATTTGATAATTCGGAGACAATGGGATTCCGATGAGAAACACCGCCATCAGCACACCCGAAACCAAAATGACCGGCTTTCGCCCAAAACGATCTGACAGCACGCCCGATAGACCATACGTGAGCACCCTGCCAATGCCGAGCGCCGAAATCATATAACTAATTCCCGCACTATTGGTATCTAACTGTTTGATTAAAAATGGCATATTTGAAGCCAAAATAATATTGACCATACCTAATAAAAAATAATTGATATAAAGACTAGAAGCCGTTCTCACATACGGATTTCTCATCCTGACACACCCCTCAACACCATCGCAATGAAGTGACAAATAATGGTTACGCTTACAAGATCTCATATGTGAGGAAGAACAGCTTTGCAGCCTTCACGTTCATACATCTCATCCGCTCACAGCTTACATGCCCTTCATGTATCAAGCATTTCTTCAATTTTTCACTCTCTTATTTTATACGAATGCGAAAGGTAAAGATAGTGAATTGCTTAAATTTGAGAGAAAATCATCGATCAAGCGTATGACTCCATCGATAGAAAAAAAGAGTGGCTAATTCCACTCCCTAAAAGATGTGTCAACTCTATTCATCGTTAATTATTCTAGCCCCCAAATACTTAGCTCATAAAAATATTCCGTTCGCTCTATGCATAACCCAAAACAAAAATCCTCTGCGACTAAAATAAAATCCCCGTATCCACTTGAAAATTTCGTTTGCTCAAGAAGCTGGTTTAAATGGCTGAAAACTTCATGTACGTTTACTAAAAGTGCTTCAATTTCATGCTCTCGATAGTGGTTTCCGTGTATTTGAATTTTATCTTCTCTTGATTGAAGGAAAGTAAAAACCTTTTGACAAAACAATTGATTTTCTTCGATATCTAAAAATGCGTTTTCTGGAAGTGTCATATAGCTTAACTCGTTCATTAAGTGCTTTCTTCTGCTTCTTCTTTTTAAGGTTTCGATTTTAGTTTTTGGGTTATTATTCATTTTGGTGACCTTAATATTCCTTTTCCATCTTGTATTTATCAGATACATCCTTCATTAGATAATCAATTAATTTATGAATATGCTTCTTTAATCATAAATCGGAACAAATATAAAAAACCTTTAAGTTGAATTTCGTGTATAGCATACCATAAAACAATTTGGAGGTGTTTTTGTATGAAAAAGGAGTGAGTTATTCAATCAGTGTAAAAGGAGCGACCGTTCGATTGAAGTTAGCAGAGATTCAGTCAAAAAATAAGGATTAAGAATAGTACACAAGTGGAAACATGAAGAAATGGTATCTTAATGGGGAACAGCATTGCTTTCATCAATTGAAATGAAACAACAAGCCATCGAAAGAGTTTCGACAACTGGCTGTTTCATAAAGTGTCATGATCCCTGTCTCAAAAATGAGAGTCAGTCCCGAATGTGGGGATTGTTTAATATGTTAGAGATCATTGTCTTTTGAAGATACTATGAATAGCTTTGTATTCGCTGCCGTATTTTCTGGGTAAGATCTTGATTTAATATCAATGCCAATTCGGCCTCATTTACAACAGAGCCCCATCTGAAAATAATTTCACTATTCAAACCATATTTCAAAAAAAGTGCTTGATAATCTACTTCGTGACTATCCTTGTTCAAACCTGAGTAAAACAAATCTTTTATAGATTCCTCTGAAAGAATAGAATCCCTTCTAGTGGCAATCATGAAACTCGATTGATACTTATCCATTATCCGCAATGCTTTATCTAATTCAGGCTGAGGAACTTTCGCCATACTGACATAAAAATGATTTCTATGTTCATCTAAAAGTAGTTCTGGCCCCTTTTCAAAACCTGAAGTATTTATTTCTGAGTCAATAGACTTCCATACTTTTCGAAATTTCTCTATTCGAGAATGTACATCACTTACTTTCTTACTCAGGAATATATAAAAATGGTAATTATTCAACTGGTCGCTAAAAATTTCGATAAGTTCATTTTGACAATAACGTTGAAAAGTCTTAATTCCGCCATCATCTAAAAAGTAATATCCATTAATACTATATACACTTAACTGTTTAAGTTCATTTATTTTTTGATCTAACCACTTATAGTAGTTTGTAACTTCTTTTTCGAATTCAAGTTCTATTTTCATTAGGCATCTTTTAATCAGTAGTTACATTTGCTCAAATTGAACAAATGCTTTTTCTTTTTGTAAAAACTCCTCAAAAAGAGATGCTAATCTATTTATATTCTCTTCTTTTGAATATAGCAA is drawn from Bacillus pumilus and contains these coding sequences:
- a CDS encoding MFS transporter gives rise to the protein MKNPYIKSSLGMYLNYFMLGMINIIVASNMDSLSERYHVDITKISLLVSAIGIGKLIALFFSGRLADRWGRKPVIITGNFLYLLFLIGIPTTTNYTLAFIFAISAGIANSLLDSGTYPALTESFPKKASSASVLVKASVSIGATVLPFILAFLIAHDIFWGWAFFGLGLLYLLVGIYLIFMPFPNHKQVSTQDDLPVQEQMKEEPKMLGEGLAVVLMGFTSTALFVVWQTWLPQLGLKLIGLGAGQATQLLSYFSIGALVSVLLLSIVLDKFISPIMVAIIYPVGAFLAMLSLFQIETYSIVIVSTFFLGLFTAGIFQLAMSIMMKLFPTNKATASSYVNIAASSAFILVPLITSGLVSTYDIKMTLFFDMIIAVISVLLAVFVLGRMKKLFR
- a CDS encoding quinate/shikimate dehydrogenase (YdiB; quinate/shikimate dehydrogenase from Escherichia coli uses both NAD and NAD(P) to convert quinate and shikimate to 3-dehydroquinate and 3-dehydroshikimate) translates to MTNIHERNIDGKTKLVGLLATPIGHSLSPRMHNLGYTLTGINYAYLAFEVGNEELEAAVNGMKAMGAAGFNVSMPNKMKVLDYLDELDDSAKYTRASNTVVNKDGKLIGYNTDGLGYVRNLIEHGVELAGQKVTLVGSGGAATPIAIQLAQSGIREISIFARNDQYFVQAEENVNYINNEMTSFGVKANIFPLENKDAFRREVAESAILANGTSLGMKPLDQLSIIDDTLDVLREDLIVTDVVYNPQKTKLLAQAQEAGAKTINGLGMMLWQGALAYKLFTGEDMPVDQVKQILFENDRF
- a CDS encoding LacI family DNA-binding transcriptional regulator, yielding MKKMNKQRVTLQEVARHAGVSTSTASLVVRNNPRISEATRKKVLQSMEELGYVYDRVAANMRSKSSNIVGVIVTDISNTFISEFLIGVQTTLESLGYTVLLGTTFDSVDKQERLISTMVEHRVGGIILNPASKSSARTVKQLNQIRTPKVLANRELADVHCDYVGADYEQGAWMAVHHLLQKGHRRIAFLGGIKSSSTWIDRMKGFKRAHDEANLTIDESLIIDMEPTREGGKEALAQVIDQPDPPTAIFCFSDLVAFGVIQGLTSRDIKPGEDIDVVGFDNIPEAEMYHPPLTTVSSFPRSIGVKAANLLYHKMNEQDEELQRLILKPQLHIRESSTSS
- a CDS encoding MFS transporter — its product is MRNPYVRTASSLYINYFLLGMVNIILASNMPFLIKQLDTNSAGISYMISALGIGRVLTYGLSGVLSDRFGRKPVILVSGVLMAVFLIGIPLSPNYQIAFAFAILAGVANSAMDAGTYPALMEAFPQNSGSANVMVKAFISIGATILPLAIFFLAEHDLFYGMAFFVPALIYLVNVLILWSLPFPNHRKVEQVQVTEHDGLPRFSTEPTFWREGIALIVISFTSNGLYALPQIWLPTYGETILGMASGSAVKLLSYYSMGGLLSVLLLAFLLRRFVRPVTVLLIYPIITLVSICVLLVVKSPVIGTVNAFVLGFSTAGVFQLTLTVMAEFFWKNKGTMTGIISTAGGVSAIVIPVVTGLIESHSTILQIFLFDAVVAVAAIIGALYILYRYRQIMVHE
- a CDS encoding amino acid permease, encoding MEQQELKRDLSNRHVQLIAIGGTIGTGLFLGSGKAIQLAGPSIIFAYLIVGMAIFFVMRALGELLLSKAGYQSLTDIAEDYLGPWASFVTGWTYWFCWIMTAMADVIAVGVYVQYWFDIPQWIPAIICLLILLGFNLLTVKLFGEMEFWFALIKVITILLLIGVGIVLLIMGFQTDAGPVTVTNLWSHGGLFPHGVTGFLLSFQMVIFAYVGVELVGVSAAETANPQKNIPSAINKIPLRILFFYVGAIFVLLCINPWTELSASESPFVKTFGLIGIPVAAGLINFVVLTSAASACNSGMFSTSRILYNLSHQKQGPASFGRLNKHAVPSNALFVSTIVVSVGALLSKLIPEQAFGIVTTISAICFIWVWSIILICHLKYKKTRPELHAASTFKAPFTPFVNICVLVLFAAILVIMLFADATRPALLLTPVWFGFLLLIYARKKRRAS
- a CDS encoding YxiF family protein → MNNNPKTKIETLKRRSRRKHLMNELSYMTLPENAFLDIEENQLFCQKVFTFLQSREDKIQIHGNHYREHEIEALLVNVHEVFSHLNQLLEQTKFSSGYGDFILVAEDFCFGLCIERTEYFYELSIWGLE